One window of Eublepharis macularius isolate TG4126 chromosome 17, MPM_Emac_v1.0, whole genome shotgun sequence genomic DNA carries:
- the RNF223 gene encoding RING finger protein 223 isoform X2, with the protein MSCITQIWQAEVPESPPMSPVSPIPAAPDEIPIPLSPIVITSPAEGRPRVCSPIRSPVDGKLRLGSPTDKPTSPIECSICFNTYDNLFKTPKVLECQHTFCLECLARLAAALPANRVEDQLPCPFCRQLTEIPLEGPPGLRTSKELLATLPPELQREKMIWMEGSRLFCRQSSDPENPDCISIDVSLSKPEVAELPPETFMGRLCRCAMCDDWKRIVLLSALIIILFCIILWPVQCVLKTGNLRCFARTYTITKPYIPYHPTTSAAPTTAAFEPIW; encoded by the coding sequence ATGTCCTGTATCACCCAAATATGGCAAGCTGAAGTGCCAGAATCTCCTCCCATGAGCCCCGTCAGTCCTATCCCAGCTGCACCGGATGAAATACCGATCCCGCTCAGCCCCATTGTGATCACCTCCCCTGCGGAAGGCAGGCCCAGGGTGTGTTCCCCGATACGCTCTCCCGTGGATGGGAAACTGAGGCTCGGCTCCCCGACTGACAAGCCCACCTCCCCGATCGAGTGCTCCATCTGCTTCAACACTTATGACAACCTCTTCAAGACTCCCAAGGTCCTTGAATGTCAACATACCTTCTGCTTGGAGTGCCTGGCCCGCTTGGCTGCCGCTCTCCCTGCGAACCGGGTCGAAGATCAGCTGCCGTGCCCTTTCTGCAGGCAGCTCACCGAAATCCCCCTGGAAGGGCCTCCGGGTCTCCGGACAAGCAAAGAACTCCTGGCTACCTTGCCCCCCGAACTCCAGCGTGAGAAGATGATCTGGATGGAAGGCTCCAGGCTTTTCTGCAGGCAGTCTTCCGACCCCGAGAACCCCGACTGCATCAGCATTGACGTGAGCCTGAGCAAGCCAGAAGTTGCTGAGCTGCCCCCAGAAACTTTTATGGGGAGGTTGTGCCGCTGTGCCATGTGTGACGACTGGAAACGCATCGTCCTTCTGTCGGCCTTGATCATTATTCTCTTTTGCATCATCCTGTGGCCGGTTCAGTGTGTCCTAAAAACGGGCAACCTTCGTTGCTTTGCCAGGACATACACGATCACCAAGCCATATATTCCATATCATCCGACAACCAGCGCAGCACCAACAACGGCAGCCTTTGAGCCAATATGGTGA
- the RNF223 gene encoding RING finger protein 223 isoform X1: METAGLLSSRLRRSTGWDSVMSCITQIWQAEVPESPPMSPVSPIPAAPDEIPIPLSPIVITSPAEGRPRVCSPIRSPVDGKLRLGSPTDKPTSPIECSICFNTYDNLFKTPKVLECQHTFCLECLARLAAALPANRVEDQLPCPFCRQLTEIPLEGPPGLRTSKELLATLPPELQREKMIWMEGSRLFCRQSSDPENPDCISIDVSLSKPEVAELPPETFMGRLCRCAMCDDWKRIVLLSALIIILFCIILWPVQCVLKTGNLRCFARTYTITKPYIPYHPTTSAAPTTAAFEPIW, from the exons ATGGAGACAGCAGGCCTCCTGTCTTCTCGCCTGCGGAGAAGCACCGGCTGGG ATTCCGTCATGTCCTGTATCACCCAAATATGGCAAGCTGAAGTGCCAGAATCTCCTCCCATGAGCCCCGTCAGTCCTATCCCAGCTGCACCGGATGAAATACCGATCCCGCTCAGCCCCATTGTGATCACCTCCCCTGCGGAAGGCAGGCCCAGGGTGTGTTCCCCGATACGCTCTCCCGTGGATGGGAAACTGAGGCTCGGCTCCCCGACTGACAAGCCCACCTCCCCGATCGAGTGCTCCATCTGCTTCAACACTTATGACAACCTCTTCAAGACTCCCAAGGTCCTTGAATGTCAACATACCTTCTGCTTGGAGTGCCTGGCCCGCTTGGCTGCCGCTCTCCCTGCGAACCGGGTCGAAGATCAGCTGCCGTGCCCTTTCTGCAGGCAGCTCACCGAAATCCCCCTGGAAGGGCCTCCGGGTCTCCGGACAAGCAAAGAACTCCTGGCTACCTTGCCCCCCGAACTCCAGCGTGAGAAGATGATCTGGATGGAAGGCTCCAGGCTTTTCTGCAGGCAGTCTTCCGACCCCGAGAACCCCGACTGCATCAGCATTGACGTGAGCCTGAGCAAGCCAGAAGTTGCTGAGCTGCCCCCAGAAACTTTTATGGGGAGGTTGTGCCGCTGTGCCATGTGTGACGACTGGAAACGCATCGTCCTTCTGTCGGCCTTGATCATTATTCTCTTTTGCATCATCCTGTGGCCGGTTCAGTGTGTCCTAAAAACGGGCAACCTTCGTTGCTTTGCCAGGACATACACGATCACCAAGCCATATATTCCATATCATCCGACAACCAGCGCAGCACCAACAACGGCAGCCTTTGAGCCAATATGGTGA